In the Astatotilapia calliptera chromosome 5, fAstCal1.2, whole genome shotgun sequence genome, one interval contains:
- the c5h6orf89 gene encoding bombesin receptor-activated protein C6orf89 homolog, whose protein sequence is MGTTMSEPCIYDKLSESIDILRQSGYRYGMSEREIERFIKQVLETNEPRREPPQFPILRATIKFVVAVGFLLVVVLAFTYPQNAPQLGLVNLGCYNWSSPLSHVRLLSLPIAKKYNLQGFHEWWSAGALRQNLVNCSGCAEISSVLEVPESLRGTVTLRRGPQLVLLKGGESLSVQRQQLEELYLAHSGSMSILLEEEDGLHNHNLGLPQGPANFTLLWRFSSGTREKVLRWLFPKAELCPLLDSAGTILQRCLVTHSTNSQSKGVRVLGWLVVGEGLPTVRVLPVQRCQKHCSSFNLWLTPGDMVYADPRYWQMELFPGRGQNIICGGSTF, encoded by the exons ATGGGGACAACGATGAGCGAGCCGTGTATTTATGATAAACTGTCCGAGAGTATCGACATCCTCCGTCAGTCGGGTTACCGCTACGGAATGTCGGAGAGGGAGATCGAGAGGTTCATCAAGCAGGTCCTGGAGACCAACGAGCCCAGAAGAGAGCCCCCACAGTTTCCCATCCTGAGAGCCACCATCAAG TTTGTGGTGGCTGTTGGCTTCTtgctggtggtggtgctggCCTTCACCTACCCCCAGAATGCTCCCCAGCTGGGACTGGTCAATCTGGGCTGCTATAACTGGTCGTCCCCTCTCAGCCATGTCCGCCTGCTCTCCCTACCCATCGCCAAGAAGTACAACCTGCAAG GTTTCCATGAGTGGTGGAGCGCTGGCGCACTCAGGCAAAATCTAGTCAACTGTTCAGGCTGTGCGGAGATTTCCTCAGTGTTAGAAGTCCCTGAGAGCCTCAGAGGGACTGTCACTCTGCGACGAGGTCCTCAGCTTGTCCTgctgaag GGCGGGGAGTCCCTCAGCGTCCAGCGGCAGCAGCTCGAGGAGCTCTACCTGGCTCATTCGGGCTCCATGTCCATTCTGCTGGAGGAAGAGGACGGTCTGCACAACCACAATCTCGGCCTCCCTCAGGGACCTGCCAACTTCACGTTGCTCTG GCGGTTCAGCTCTGGGACCAGGGAGAAGGTGCTGAGGTGGCTCTTCCCGAAGGCTGAGctctgccctctgctggacagCGCCGGGACCATCCTGCAGCGCTGCCTGGTCACCCACAGCACAAACTCTCAGAGCAAG GGTGTCAGGGTGTTGGGCTGGCTGGTGGTGGGCGAGGGGCTGCCAACTGTTCGAGTTCTGCCCGTTCAGCGCTGCCAGAAACACTGCAGCTCCTTCAACCTGTGGCTGACGCCGGGAGACATGG TGTACGCTGACCCCCGGTACTGGCAGATGGAGCTCTTTCCGGGTCGAGGCCAGAACATCATCTGTGGCGGGTCGACATTTTAA